A window from Fibrobacter sp. UWT2 encodes these proteins:
- the argC gene encoding N-acetyl-gamma-glutamyl-phosphate reductase: MFKVFVDGEAGTTGLQIYERLAKRNDIEVLRISPELRKDINERKRLINESDVTFLCLPDAAAVESAALCENPNTRVIDASTAHRVNPDWTYGMPELSAAQREAITKSKRIANPGCHASGFILGVHPLVAAGILPKSANLAAYSITGYSGGGKKLIAEYEEAAAMEHKAGESKAIMAPAPYALALAHKHLPEMKKYCELENTPFFNPVLGPYYKGMAVTVAIFANELTKKVGPEGLTEILAKHYEGSRFVKVMPYEAAPVLFNGRLDATVCNDTNNARIQVFGNETVMQVTTIIDNLGKGASGAAIQNMNIALGLDEGISL; this comes from the coding sequence ATGTTCAAAGTTTTCGTAGATGGTGAAGCAGGGACCACTGGCCTGCAGATTTATGAGAGACTCGCAAAGCGTAACGACATCGAAGTGTTGCGCATTTCTCCCGAACTCCGCAAAGACATTAACGAACGCAAGCGACTCATCAACGAGTCCGACGTGACGTTCCTGTGCCTGCCCGATGCTGCGGCTGTCGAAAGTGCAGCCCTCTGCGAAAATCCGAACACCCGCGTGATTGATGCATCGACCGCACACCGCGTAAACCCCGACTGGACCTACGGGATGCCGGAACTTTCGGCTGCCCAGCGCGAAGCCATTACCAAGAGCAAGCGCATCGCCAACCCCGGTTGCCATGCCTCGGGCTTTATTCTCGGTGTGCACCCGCTGGTGGCCGCAGGCATTTTGCCGAAGAGCGCAAACCTGGCCGCCTATAGCATTACCGGTTATTCCGGCGGTGGCAAGAAGCTGATTGCCGAATACGAAGAAGCAGCAGCCATGGAACACAAGGCTGGTGAATCGAAGGCAATCATGGCGCCCGCCCCGTACGCGCTCGCGCTCGCACACAAGCACCTCCCCGAAATGAAGAAGTACTGCGAACTTGAAAACACACCGTTCTTCAACCCGGTGCTTGGCCCTTATTACAAGGGCATGGCGGTCACTGTCGCCATCTTTGCAAATGAACTCACCAAGAAGGTCGGCCCCGAAGGCCTCACCGAAATCTTGGCAAAGCATTACGAAGGATCCCGCTTTGTGAAGGTGATGCCCTACGAAGCAGCCCCCGTGCTGTTCAACGGCCGCCTTGACGCTACCGTCTGCAACGATACGAACAACGCCCGCATCCAGGTGTTCGGCAACGAAACCGTGATGCAGGTGACGACTATTATCGACAACCTCGGCAAGGGCGCAAGTGGTGCAGCCATTCAGAACATGAATATCGCCCTCGGCCTCGACGAAGGAATTAGCCTTTAA
- a CDS encoding YchJ family protein, whose translation MAQDLCPCGSGKAYGECCEPIIKKQTLAATPEALMRSRYTAYVKQEIEWLKDSLEATQRSDFDEASVTAWSKESEWLGIEIKQTKTEEEKNIGWVEFIARFKQGNITRNHHELGEFHKVGGAWFFYDGRAVKQETVRHEGPVVGRNDPCPCGSGKKYKKCCGANK comes from the coding sequence ATGGCACAAGATTTATGCCCCTGCGGATCCGGCAAAGCCTACGGCGAATGCTGCGAACCTATCATCAAGAAGCAGACTCTCGCTGCAACTCCCGAAGCATTGATGCGTTCCCGCTACACCGCTTATGTGAAACAGGAAATCGAATGGCTCAAGGACTCTTTGGAAGCTACCCAGCGCAGCGACTTCGACGAAGCTAGCGTGACCGCTTGGAGCAAGGAATCCGAATGGCTCGGCATCGAAATCAAGCAGACCAAGACCGAAGAAGAAAAGAACATCGGTTGGGTCGAATTCATCGCTCGTTTCAAGCAGGGCAACATCACCCGTAACCACCACGAACTCGGCGAATTCCACAAGGTGGGCGGCGCTTGGTTCTTCTACGACGGTCGTGCCGTGAAGCAGGAAACGGTTCGTCACGAAGGTCCGGTCGTTGGCCGTAACGATCCGTGCCCGTGCGGTTCCGGCAAGAAGTACAAGAAGTGCTGCGGCGCGAATAAGTAG
- a CDS encoding methyltransferase, which translates to MLTQNLPDFWDNLYAEGKDYWNLKKVTPALTEFFKHPSCPATGSVLVPGAGFGYDAEAWALRGHDVLAVDFAPSAVDELDHLSRKHKNLRSLDLDLFSLSPKDDKRGGQLFDIVYDYCCFTAIHPGRRDEFFEVCYKMMKDDGLLILFLYPLMNGKTLQGPPHATSEGELMARLGGVFDVVERIKPTNSIAGREGKEEIWLLKKCL; encoded by the coding sequence ATGTTAACGCAGAACCTCCCGGATTTCTGGGATAATCTTTATGCCGAAGGCAAGGACTACTGGAATCTCAAGAAGGTGACGCCCGCTCTGACGGAATTTTTCAAGCACCCCTCTTGTCCCGCTACGGGCTCCGTTCTGGTTCCCGGTGCAGGCTTTGGCTACGACGCCGAAGCTTGGGCTTTGCGCGGACACGACGTGCTGGCAGTAGACTTTGCCCCCTCTGCCGTCGATGAACTTGACCACTTGAGCCGCAAACACAAGAACCTGCGTTCTTTGGACCTTGACCTGTTCTCGCTTTCTCCCAAGGACGACAAGCGTGGCGGTCAGCTTTTTGATATCGTTTACGATTACTGCTGCTTTACGGCAATCCACCCGGGGCGCCGCGACGAATTCTTCGAAGTCTGCTACAAGATGATGAAGGACGACGGCCTGTTGATTCTTTTCTTGTACCCGCTCATGAACGGCAAGACTCTGCAGGGTCCGCCGCATGCCACCAGCGAAGGCGAACTCATGGCCCGTCTCGGCGGCGTGTTCGATGTCGTCGAACGTATCAAGCCCACAAACAGCATCGCCGGTCGCGAAGGCAAGGAAGAAATCTGGCTCCTTAAAAAGTGCCTGTAA
- the rlmN gene encoding 23S rRNA (adenine(2503)-C(2))-methyltransferase RlmN, with translation MEWPKNIKSLTEDELKAWLRDVDEKPFRASQIQKWLFCQQVKTYDEMGNISPALRQKLADQFTLRALTEEQRMESVDGTVKWLFKTHDDHHIETVMIPANGRYSVCVSTQVGCAMNCAFCRTAKMGFTRNLEAGEILEEIINVNWYLKEAGLLNEEGKTAQVTNIIFMGMGEPLNNLENVHRVCCTLHNQSLFNMGAKRMTVSTSGVVPKIKELVDRNTPCCLAVSLNSTNNEYRSSVMPVNKTWPIEKLLEAVDEYIRRTDNYVTFEFVLIQDITCTPKAAKELIRICAPRRVKVNAIVLNDGDDPTLHAPTPEQVEDFLAMVRAAEIQITIRNPRGRDILAACGQLAYKKEGK, from the coding sequence ATGGAATGGCCGAAGAACATAAAATCGCTCACCGAAGACGAGCTTAAGGCATGGCTCCGGGACGTAGATGAAAAGCCGTTCCGAGCCAGCCAAATTCAGAAATGGCTCTTTTGCCAACAAGTTAAGACGTATGACGAAATGGGCAATATCTCCCCCGCCCTCCGTCAGAAATTGGCAGACCAGTTTACCCTCCGCGCCCTGACCGAAGAACAGCGCATGGAATCGGTAGACGGAACCGTCAAGTGGCTTTTCAAGACCCACGACGACCACCACATCGAAACGGTGATGATTCCCGCAAACGGACGCTATTCCGTATGCGTTTCGACCCAGGTAGGCTGCGCCATGAACTGCGCCTTCTGCCGTACCGCCAAAATGGGCTTTACCAGAAACCTAGAAGCCGGCGAAATCCTGGAAGAAATCATCAACGTGAACTGGTACCTGAAAGAAGCCGGCCTCTTGAACGAAGAAGGCAAAACGGCCCAGGTCACCAACATTATCTTCATGGGCATGGGCGAACCCTTGAACAACCTGGAAAACGTGCATCGCGTCTGCTGTACGCTGCATAACCAGAGCCTGTTCAACATGGGTGCCAAGCGCATGACAGTCAGCACCAGCGGCGTCGTCCCCAAGATCAAGGAACTGGTAGACCGCAACACGCCCTGCTGCCTCGCTGTCAGCCTGAACAGCACCAATAACGAATACCGTTCGTCCGTGATGCCGGTAAACAAGACCTGGCCCATCGAAAAACTTTTGGAAGCGGTTGACGAATACATCCGCAGAACCGATAATTATGTAACGTTTGAATTTGTCCTGATTCAGGACATCACCTGCACCCCGAAGGCAGCCAAGGAGCTCATTCGCATTTGCGCCCCCCGCCGCGTGAAAGTGAACGCCATCGTGCTAAACGACGGCGACGACCCCACGCTGCATGCCCCCACGCCGGAACAGGTAGAAGACTTTTTGGCAATGGTTAGGGCTGCCGAAATTCAAATCACGATCCGCAACCCGCGCGGCCGCGACATTCTCGCCGCCTGCGGGCAACTTGCGTACAAAAAGGAAGGTAAATAA
- a CDS encoding helix-turn-helix domain-containing protein, with translation MEYKDHILSEAIRLVFVESRRQQGLTQSGLSIRSNITRQFISQVEVGKRLPSINTLCALANAYNKSLSQLFHEVDRFYPLIENKKQLFRIPPNIAAETRRKLSEYINNAKKQADSATVAPSAPQENTGQ, from the coding sequence GTGGAATACAAGGATCACATTCTCAGCGAAGCCATTCGGCTTGTTTTTGTGGAAAGTCGCCGACAACAGGGGCTCACCCAAAGCGGTCTTTCCATTCGGTCAAATATCACCCGGCAATTCATATCGCAAGTTGAAGTCGGAAAAAGACTTCCATCTATCAACACGCTTTGCGCTTTGGCGAATGCCTACAACAAATCCCTTTCGCAGCTATTTCACGAAGTAGACCGCTTTTATCCTCTTATCGAGAACAAGAAGCAACTCTTCAGGATTCCGCCAAATATAGCCGCAGAAACTAGGCGAAAATTGAGCGAATACATCAATAACGCCAAAAAACAAGCGGATTCAGCAACAGTCGCCCCCTCTGCTCCCCAAGAAAACACCGGGCAATAA
- a CDS encoding penicillin-binding protein 1A: MDKVKPVLLSVLNILKSWFTDRRVVKWLIIFAVPVLAAFIAVIAVYNHYSPELPSLSQLEQINPKLVTNIYDMNGKIAHEYFVERREWTSFDSIPENAIHAVMATEDRAFYSHWGMNVWAIPSAIMESAMSGKKLRGASTLTQQLTKLLFLTPERTISRKIKEMMTAIRIEQTYTKEEILEFYMNEVYLAGGNYGFQAAGKFYFGRPLDSLTIPELAVLAGMLQRPEAYRPDRHPEASLERRNTVLYAMRDAGYINDDEYHEYIKTPITLAEKETSNESGLYFYEEIRKYMEKKYGENSLYADGVSINSTIDPDIQAYADSVARVQVEKVRRRVKYRATRRLFLTKKFNMPEDSVVAHFDSLYTIFKKEYLADDLKRDAKHRRFPDSILYHHPEIAAILIENETGAIRAMVGGSDFNQSRWNRAVQSLRQPGSSFKPIVYSTAMDNGASPCDSVNDQPVSIPDPDDKDKNKVWRPANFEHDFEGMMTLRRALYRSKNLPAILTGMKYGLNNVVNYARKFGIVRAPLMAVPSLALGSVGATLMEMTSAYTVFPNGGNRIEPYMIESIVDRNGEVIEKNSKVEHEVLRPASAYLMVDMLKDVNIRGTAARVWASGFTHPSGGKTGTTNDYTDCWYIGFTKQYTMGVWVGSDSPGTLGAGHTGTEDALPVWMAVMKQLHKDLPRKPFPVPSGVVSKGVCNHTGKIAGEFCSEKTYCLYTAGYAPTEVCDGNHFEVKTKSADDATLFSNKGASTAPKPSASGKGPAKKNTRKMF; this comes from the coding sequence ATGGATAAAGTCAAACCCGTATTACTTTCGGTTCTTAACATTTTAAAGAGCTGGTTTACTGACCGCAGGGTGGTCAAGTGGCTGATTATTTTTGCGGTTCCTGTGTTGGCAGCTTTCATCGCTGTCATTGCAGTGTATAACCACTATTCGCCGGAACTTCCGTCCCTTTCGCAGTTGGAACAGATTAACCCGAAACTGGTCACCAACATTTATGATATGAACGGCAAGATCGCCCACGAATATTTCGTGGAACGCCGTGAATGGACTAGCTTCGACTCGATTCCCGAAAATGCAATTCACGCTGTGATGGCAACCGAAGACCGCGCTTTCTATAGCCACTGGGGCATGAACGTGTGGGCGATTCCTTCGGCAATCATGGAAAGCGCCATGTCGGGCAAAAAGCTCCGCGGTGCCTCTACCTTGACGCAGCAGCTGACCAAGCTCCTTTTCTTGACACCGGAACGTACGATTTCGCGTAAGATCAAGGAAATGATGACGGCTATCCGTATCGAACAGACTTATACGAAAGAAGAAATCCTTGAATTCTACATGAATGAAGTCTACCTGGCTGGCGGTAACTATGGTTTCCAGGCTGCAGGTAAGTTCTATTTCGGTCGCCCGCTCGATAGCCTTACGATTCCGGAACTCGCCGTGCTTGCCGGTATGTTGCAGCGCCCGGAAGCCTACCGCCCGGACCGTCATCCCGAAGCTTCTCTGGAACGTCGCAATACGGTGCTTTATGCCATGCGCGATGCTGGTTACATTAATGATGACGAATACCACGAATATATCAAGACGCCCATTACGCTTGCCGAAAAGGAAACTTCCAACGAATCGGGCCTGTACTTCTACGAAGAAATCCGTAAGTATATGGAAAAGAAGTATGGCGAAAATTCGCTCTATGCCGACGGTGTTTCGATCAACTCGACGATTGACCCGGATATTCAGGCCTATGCCGATAGCGTCGCCCGCGTGCAGGTTGAAAAGGTTCGCCGCCGCGTGAAGTACCGCGCCACGCGCCGTCTTTTCTTGACCAAGAAATTCAATATGCCCGAAGATAGCGTGGTGGCTCACTTCGACAGCCTCTATACGATTTTCAAGAAGGAATACCTGGCCGACGACTTGAAGCGCGATGCCAAGCACCGCCGCTTCCCGGACTCTATCCTTTATCACCATCCTGAAATCGCCGCCATTTTGATCGAAAATGAAACGGGTGCAATCCGCGCCATGGTGGGTGGTTCTGACTTTAACCAGTCCCGCTGGAACCGTGCGGTGCAGTCCCTGCGTCAGCCCGGCTCGTCGTTCAAGCCGATTGTGTATTCGACGGCTATGGATAACGGCGCAAGCCCCTGCGACTCGGTGAACGACCAGCCGGTTAGCATTCCCGACCCGGATGACAAGGACAAGAACAAGGTTTGGCGCCCGGCGAACTTCGAACACGACTTCGAAGGTATGATGACGCTCCGCCGTGCCCTTTACCGCTCCAAGAACTTGCCGGCTATTCTGACGGGTATGAAGTACGGCCTCAACAACGTGGTCAACTACGCCCGCAAGTTCGGCATTGTGCGTGCTCCGCTCATGGCCGTGCCTAGCTTGGCTCTGGGTTCCGTGGGTGCAACGCTGATGGAAATGACGTCTGCCTATACGGTGTTCCCGAACGGCGGTAACCGAATCGAACCGTACATGATCGAATCGATTGTGGACCGCAACGGCGAAGTCATCGAAAAGAATTCCAAGGTTGAACACGAAGTGTTGCGCCCGGCATCGGCCTACTTGATGGTCGACATGCTGAAGGACGTGAATATTCGCGGTACGGCAGCCCGCGTGTGGGCGAGCGGCTTTACTCATCCGAGTGGCGGTAAGACCGGTACCACGAACGACTATACGGACTGCTGGTACATCGGCTTTACCAAGCAATACACTATGGGCGTGTGGGTCGGTTCCGACAGCCCGGGTACCTTGGGCGCAGGCCATACGGGTACCGAAGATGCCTTGCCGGTCTGGATGGCTGTGATGAAGCAACTCCATAAGGACTTGCCGCGTAAACCGTTCCCGGTTCCGAGCGGTGTGGTCAGCAAGGGCGTCTGCAACCATACGGGTAAGATTGCCGGTGAATTCTGCTCCGAAAAGACTTACTGCCTCTATACCGCGGGCTACGCTCCGACTGAAGTCTGCGACGGTAATCACTTCGAAGTCAAGACCAAGTCTGCCGACGACGCTACGCTCTTCAGTAACAAGGGCGCAAGTACGGCTCCCAAGCCGAGCGCCAGTGGTAAGGGCCCTGCCAAGAAGAATACTCGCAAGATGTTCTAG
- a CDS encoding TlpA disulfide reductase family protein, producing the protein MNFVSKILSIAAIAAVTPFAQLAPEPQMADVKLMQDTTTNQPMKMDFSKPLSGISDPGILFSQFANRPLLIYYFSPKCPHCQRHISEIQNLVKEYEPKGLTGIAIGLGGGIKKNDIRLFIDQFHVAIPVFQDSDYKFGPAYGTGYIPVVYVVQKDGTFYRYETLNEANMNHMRATLNKMFK; encoded by the coding sequence ATGAATTTCGTTTCTAAAATTTTAAGTATTGCAGCCATTGCAGCGGTTACGCCTTTTGCGCAGCTCGCTCCGGAACCCCAGATGGCCGATGTGAAGTTGATGCAGGATACCACCACTAACCAGCCCATGAAGATGGACTTTTCGAAGCCTCTTTCGGGCATTAGCGATCCGGGAATTCTGTTCAGCCAGTTTGCAAACAGACCTCTTTTGATCTATTACTTTAGCCCCAAGTGCCCGCACTGCCAACGCCACATTTCCGAAATCCAGAATCTGGTCAAGGAATATGAACCCAAGGGCCTGACCGGTATCGCAATCGGCCTCGGCGGCGGCATCAAGAAAAACGACATTCGCCTGTTTATCGACCAGTTCCACGTAGCGATTCCCGTATTCCAGGATAGCGACTACAAGTTCGGTCCCGCTTACGGAACCGGCTACATTCCCGTCGTTTATGTTGTCCAGAAGGACGGAACCTTCTACCGCTACGAAACTTTGAACGAAGCGAACATGAACCACATGCGCGCCACGCTCAACAAGATGTTTAAATAG
- the glyA gene encoding serine hydroxymethyltransferase — MLKSTLQQTDPEIYNIIQEEAERQEYGIELIASENYTSKAVMEAMGSVLTNKYSEGYVGKRYYGGNEVIDKMEALAIDRCKKLFGCDHVNIQPLSGSPANAAVYFAVLKPGDKVLGLKLDHGGHLSHGHPVNFSGMLYNFVQYEVDKETGRIDMDKVREIALREKPKMILAGFSAYSRNLDWKRFKEIADEVGALTMADISHIAGLIAGKAIESPVPYFDIVTTTTHKTLRGPRSAIIMCKDRTIQKMVKGELKEVSLAKEIDKGVFPGMQGGPHDHVNAGKAVAFLEALQPEFQTYAKNVIKNAQAMCAEMQKLGYKVISDGTDNHLIVVDMTSKGVSGKEAEVAMEKVGISCSRSTIPFDPRKPMDPSGVRLGTAAITTRGFDEEDSREVARIIDRCVKAKDDDAALAKIREEIVALCKKHPLYK, encoded by the coding sequence ATGCTCAAATCTACACTGCAACAGACCGATCCGGAAATCTACAACATCATCCAGGAAGAAGCCGAACGCCAGGAATATGGCATCGAACTTATCGCTTCTGAAAACTACACCTCCAAGGCAGTCATGGAAGCCATGGGTTCCGTGCTGACCAACAAGTACAGCGAAGGCTACGTTGGCAAGCGCTACTACGGTGGTAACGAAGTGATCGATAAGATGGAAGCTTTGGCCATCGACCGTTGCAAGAAGCTCTTTGGTTGCGACCACGTGAACATCCAGCCGCTGTCCGGTTCTCCGGCCAACGCTGCCGTGTACTTCGCCGTCCTCAAACCGGGCGACAAGGTCCTCGGCCTCAAGCTCGACCACGGTGGACACCTTTCTCACGGCCATCCGGTGAACTTCTCCGGCATGCTCTACAACTTCGTGCAGTACGAAGTCGATAAGGAAACGGGCCGCATCGACATGGACAAGGTCCGCGAAATCGCTCTCCGCGAAAAGCCGAAGATGATTCTCGCCGGTTTCTCTGCCTACAGCCGCAACCTCGACTGGAAGCGCTTCAAGGAAATTGCCGACGAAGTGGGCGCGCTCACCATGGCTGACATTTCTCACATTGCCGGTCTCATTGCCGGTAAGGCTATCGAATCTCCGGTGCCGTACTTCGACATCGTGACGACCACGACCCACAAGACTCTCCGTGGCCCGCGTTCCGCTATCATCATGTGCAAGGACCGCACCATCCAGAAGATGGTGAAGGGCGAACTCAAGGAAGTTTCTTTGGCCAAGGAAATCGACAAGGGCGTGTTCCCGGGTATGCAGGGTGGTCCGCATGACCACGTGAACGCCGGTAAGGCCGTTGCATTCCTCGAAGCTCTGCAGCCGGAATTCCAGACCTACGCGAAGAACGTCATCAAGAACGCTCAGGCTATGTGCGCCGAAATGCAGAAGCTCGGCTACAAGGTCATTAGCGATGGCACTGACAACCACCTCATCGTGGTGGACATGACCTCTAAGGGCGTTTCCGGTAAGGAAGCCGAAGTGGCTATGGAAAAGGTCGGCATCTCCTGCAGCCGTTCTACGATTCCGTTCGATCCGCGCAAGCCGATGGATCCGTCCGGTGTCCGTCTCGGTACTGCCGCTATCACGACTCGTGGCTTCGATGAAGAAGACTCCCGCGAAGTGGCTCGCATCATCGACCGCTGCGTGAAGGCTAAGGACGACGATGCCGCTCTCGCCAAGATCCGCGAAGAAATCGTGGCTCTCTGCAAGAAGCACCCGCTGTACAAGTAA
- a CDS encoding ABC transporter ATP-binding protein: MFAIKVQGVSFTYPGAPVKALASVNLEIPEGSFFALLGPNGAGKTTLLRLLCGRFAKFSGSLEIADGLRGKNGFLDAKACGILLENPGVYPKLSIAEYVDYFVGFYAARNPEWNESAARERIATLAKKLELPDSATRMGKLSLGNRQKVQLLRAMAPSPKLLILDEPVANLDPMARETVWSLLADWRKDEGGTAIVCSHILAEMEEEATDYAIIDRGQLLKSGRVADLAGESASFKVDSAASLEQIRAALAAAGIKANVTPSASNLANVYRETVGA, translated from the coding sequence ATGTTTGCGATTAAGGTCCAAGGTGTTTCGTTTACTTACCCCGGTGCTCCAGTGAAGGCGCTTGCCTCGGTGAATCTCGAAATTCCCGAAGGCAGTTTCTTTGCGCTCCTGGGCCCGAATGGGGCGGGCAAGACCACGCTTTTGCGACTCTTGTGCGGGCGATTCGCGAAGTTTTCGGGCTCGCTTGAAATTGCAGACGGTTTGCGCGGCAAGAATGGTTTTCTCGACGCAAAAGCCTGCGGAATCTTGCTTGAAAATCCGGGTGTTTACCCGAAGCTTTCGATTGCGGAATACGTGGACTATTTCGTGGGCTTCTACGCGGCGCGCAATCCCGAGTGGAATGAATCTGCCGCCCGTGAACGCATCGCGACTCTTGCGAAAAAGTTGGAATTGCCGGATTCTGCAACCCGCATGGGTAAACTTTCGCTCGGTAACCGCCAGAAGGTGCAGCTGCTGCGTGCCATGGCGCCGTCGCCAAAGCTTTTGATTCTTGACGAGCCGGTCGCAAACTTGGATCCGATGGCGCGTGAAACCGTATGGAGCCTGCTTGCCGACTGGCGCAAAGACGAAGGCGGTACCGCTATCGTTTGCTCGCATATTCTCGCTGAAATGGAAGAAGAGGCAACGGATTATGCTATCATTGACCGCGGCCAACTCCTGAAGAGCGGGCGAGTCGCCGACCTTGCCGGCGAATCGGCGTCGTTCAAAGTGGACTCTGCCGCATCATTAGAGCAAATTCGCGCGGCTCTCGCTGCGGCTGGAATTAAAGCAAATGTTACGCCTTCCGCATCGAATCTCGCGAATGTCTATCGCGAAACGGTCGGCGCCTAG
- a CDS encoding BamA/TamA family outer membrane protein, giving the protein MRKILLLLLALTFLCFAEEDKHPWYLDIRGNKAFSNFQLEEQLDIPEEFGKMDTTKQDFMMRLSLENIKALYYSRSYYSLNLTMDIQRNYVAQDSCIRGYYITIRDGERYRFSGAKLIVPEDRKVEIDETKLNIAQDHLYNQDDIAEDMEDIQKAYRREGYLHTTLSSIEKIDTTQKKIYVEITIDPGAKVIMGNMNSSSHRTKDKRNPNIVISETGLTDTAWLSSLWRIPEGEIIDGNQYNTFRNKLFSTQLFTQIKMSDSLRSDGLSDVYLNVTERVPGETRYGFFFEEIYGFGAQASAKHKNFFGRLHEFSTSAQIAQHKQEASIGYANPLLFGTSFSFIPTAIRFEDRLTLNHEKINPPAYPDSLEERYEVINRGDLTFGLTKRIRFRSTLDTRYVNKNDSSLFKLKGEIALTFDYTNDYFNPTRGLRFAPTFGTGTNWKADIQNLTMVGDPYTYGEMTVNLYHPLFWTFNGAVSGSVGKFFAKAIEDDARIFYQGGTRSVRGYRFRSIFASNESTDENGDKIINTGLTPLYYRFNEEIRWTFPWKSWQRWQIVQFYDWTLVTDHEKDLYEERESESLGAGVRYRWQFLTFRLDYAFKKDLSNWNPEKFGWGRFAFDLSQTF; this is encoded by the coding sequence ATGAGAAAAATCCTACTCCTTCTTTTAGCTCTCACATTCCTCTGCTTTGCCGAAGAAGATAAGCACCCTTGGTACCTCGACATCAGGGGCAACAAGGCATTCTCGAATTTCCAGCTAGAAGAACAGCTTGACATTCCCGAAGAATTCGGTAAAATGGACACCACCAAGCAAGACTTCATGATGCGTCTTTCGTTGGAAAACATCAAGGCGCTTTACTACTCTCGCAGTTACTACAGTCTCAACTTGACGATGGACATTCAACGCAACTACGTCGCTCAAGACAGTTGCATTCGCGGCTACTACATCACCATTCGCGACGGCGAACGTTACCGCTTTAGCGGAGCGAAGTTGATTGTCCCTGAAGACCGAAAAGTTGAAATTGACGAGACAAAGTTAAACATCGCGCAAGACCACCTTTACAACCAAGACGATATCGCCGAAGATATGGAAGACATCCAGAAGGCATACCGCCGCGAAGGATACTTGCATACCACGCTTTCTTCTATCGAAAAAATCGACACCACGCAAAAGAAGATTTATGTTGAAATCACCATTGATCCCGGTGCAAAAGTCATCATGGGCAACATGAATTCTTCAAGCCACCGCACCAAAGACAAGCGAAATCCAAATATCGTCATTTCTGAGACCGGCCTTACCGACACGGCATGGCTTTCAAGTCTGTGGCGAATTCCCGAAGGCGAAATCATTGACGGTAACCAGTACAACACCTTTAGAAACAAACTCTTCTCGACGCAGCTCTTTACGCAAATCAAGATGAGCGACTCCCTGAGAAGCGACGGTCTTTCGGACGTTTACCTGAATGTGACGGAGCGCGTTCCGGGCGAAACCCGCTATGGGTTCTTCTTCGAAGAAATTTACGGTTTTGGCGCACAGGCTTCTGCAAAGCACAAGAACTTCTTTGGAAGACTGCATGAATTTTCGACGAGCGCCCAAATCGCCCAGCACAAGCAAGAAGCATCTATTGGCTATGCAAATCCGCTCTTGTTCGGAACCTCGTTCAGTTTCATTCCGACGGCAATCCGTTTTGAAGACCGCCTTACGCTAAACCACGAAAAAATCAATCCGCCGGCATACCCCGACAGTTTGGAAGAACGTTACGAAGTGATTAACCGTGGCGACTTGACCTTCGGCCTTACCAAGAGAATTCGCTTCCGCAGTACGCTCGATACCCGATACGTGAACAAGAACGATTCAAGCCTCTTTAAGCTCAAGGGCGAAATTGCGCTGACATTCGACTACACCAACGATTACTTTAACCCCACGAGGGGCTTGCGCTTTGCACCGACATTTGGCACGGGCACCAACTGGAAGGCGGATATTCAAAACCTGACGATGGTGGGCGACCCGTACACCTACGGCGAAATGACGGTGAACCTTTACCATCCGCTCTTCTGGACTTTCAACGGGGCCGTTAGCGGAAGCGTCGGTAAATTCTTCGCCAAGGCAATCGAAGACGATGCCAGAATCTTCTACCAGGGCGGTACGCGTTCTGTTCGCGGCTACCGCTTCAGAAGTATTTTCGCAAGCAACGAGTCCACCGACGAAAACGGCGACAAGATTATCAATACGGGTCTGACTCCGCTCTACTACCGATTCAACGAAGAAATCCGCTGGACGTTCCCGTGGAAGTCTTGGCAGCGCTGGCAGATTGTGCAATTCTACGATTGGACTCTCGTGACCGACCATGAAAAAGATTTGTACGAAGAACGTGAAAGCGAAAGCCTTGGCGCCGGTGTGCGTTACCGTTGGCAGTTCCTGACCTTCCGTCTAGATTACGCGTTCAAGAAGGATTTGAGCAACTGGAATCCGGAAAAATTCGGCTGGGGCAGATTCGCCTTCGACCTGTCGCAGACGTTCTAG